A stretch of Henckelia pumila isolate YLH828 chromosome 4, ASM3356847v2, whole genome shotgun sequence DNA encodes these proteins:
- the LOC140863032 gene encoding cysteine protease RD19A-like, with translation MAGNNASIFLSVLLLLTATSFRSSLAEYGGIAADGVGATEDLLIRQVVDGGEEGVLDENSLLNADHHFAIFKRRFNKAYRTQEEHDYRFSVFRANLHRARRHQKLDPSAVHGVTQFSDLTPREFRSQLLGVNRRYRLPSDAHKAEILPTNDLPTNFDWRDHGAVVPVKNQGSCGSCWSFSTTGALEGANFLATGKLESLSEQQLVDCDHECDPEEKDSCDSGCNGGLMNSAFEYTLKAGGLMREKDYPYTGTDRGACKFDKTKIAAKVANFSVVSLDEDQIAANLVKHGPLAVAINAVYMQTYMKGVSCPYICSKQLDHGVLLVGYGASGYAPIRMKEKQYWIIKNSWGENWGENGYYKICRGRNICGVDSMVSSVAAVKY, from the exons ATGGCTGGAAATAATGCTTCCATCTTCCTCTCCGTCCTCCTCCTCCTCACTGCGACGTCGTTTCGGTCCTCCCTAGCTGAATATGGAGGCATCGCCGCCGATGGCGTAGGCGCGACCGAAGATCTCTTGATCCGTCAGGTGGTGGACGGCGGCGAGGAAGGCGTATTGGACGAAAACTCCTTGCTGAATGCCGATCATCACTTTGCGATCTTCAAGAGGAGGTTCAACAAAGCGTATCGTACGCAGGAGGAGCATGATTACAGGTTCTCCGTTTTCAGGGCTAACCTGCACCGAGCCAGGAGACATCAGAAGCTGGATCCTTCCGCCGTTCATGGCGTCACGCAATTTTCTGATCTCACGCCGCGCGAGTTCCGCAGTCAGTTGCTCGGTGTGAACAGGAGGTATCGATTGCCTTCTGACGCTCACAAGGCGGAGATTTTACCGACGAATGATCTGCCCACGAATTTTGATTGGAGAGATCATGGTGCTGTTGTGCCGGTGAAGAATCAG GGTTCTTGTGGATCGTGCTGGTCTTTTAGCACAACCGGAGCACTAGAGGGTGCCAATTTTCTAGCAACTGGAAAACTCGAGAGCCTCAGTGAGCAACAGCTTGTGGATTGCGATCATGAG TGTGATCCCGAAGAGAAGGATTCATGTGATTCAGGCTGCAATGGTGGATTGATGAATAGCGCTTTTGAATACACGCTTAAAGCTGGTGGACTCATGCGTGAAAAAGACTACCCGTATACCGGCACAGACCGTGGAGCTTGTAAATTTGACAAGACTAAGATTGCTGCAAAGGTTGCTAACTTTAGTGTAGTGTCCCTTGATGAAGACCAAATTGCAGCCAATCTGGTCAAGCATGGTCCTCTCGCTG TGGCTATCAATGCGGTATACATGCAAACATACATGAAGGGAGTTTCATGCCCATACATATGTTCAAAGCAATTGGATCATGGTGTTCTGTTGGTTGGTTATGGTGCATCTGGCTACGCCCCCATTCGAATGAAGGAAAAACAATATTGGATCATCAAGAATTCTTGGGGTGAAAATTGGGGTGAAAATGGGTATTATAAAATTTGTCGTGGCCGTAATATCTGTGGGGTGGATTCAATGGTGTCAAGTGTTGCAGCTGTTAAGTACTAG